TTCGGCGCAAATGATTCCCATCGCCGAGCCGACGTGCGCCAGCATGAGTTTACCGGTCACATCGCCGATCGCCCAAATGCCGGGGACGTTGGTCTGCATCTTTTCATCGATCTCGATGAACCCGCGCGGATCCACTTTGACGCCCGCCGCCTCGAGCCCCAGCCCCTTGCTGTTCGGCGTGAAGGAGGTTGCGACCAACACCTGATCCACTTCGAGGGTCTCATCCGGCAATTTGACTTTCACACCTTTGCCAGCGATAGCGATGCTTTCGAACTTAACGTTCGTCTTGATCTTGATCCCCGCCTTGGTCAGTTCCTTCGTCAATTCCTTGCTGACTTCTTCATCTTCTCTCGGCAGGATGCGCGGAAGCAGTTCGATGATGGTCACATCCACACCGTAGGAATTCCAGATCGTCGCGAACTCCGTTCCGATCGAACCGCCGCCCACGATCACCGCCGACTTGGGGAGCGATTCCTGCATGATGGCTTCCACGTAAGTGACGATCTTTTTGCCGTCCATGGTCACACCGGGGAGCTGAGCCGCGCTCGCGCCTGTGGCGACGATGATATTCTTCGCTTTGAGTTCGGTGGTCTTGCCGTCGTTTCCCGCCACGGAGACCGTGTCTTTCGATCTGAAAGTCGCCGCGCCCATGAACACGGCGATGTTGTTTTTCTTCATCAAAAAACCAACGCCTTTGACGAGCCGGTCCGAATTCGAGCGTGAGCGTTTGAAGGCGACGCCATAATCCAGTTTCAGGTTATCGAACGAGAATCCGAAATCCTTTGCCCGGTGACGCAGGGTATGCGCCACCTCCGCATTCTTGAGCAGGGATTTCGAGGGGATGCAGCCGATGTTCAAACAAACGCCGCCCAGCCATTGTTTGTCCACGATGGCGACCTTTTGCTTCAACTGCGCGGCGCGGATCGCAGCAACATAACCGCCGGGTCCTGCGCCGATGACAACCACATCGAAATTTTCAGCCATTGAGGGGAATCTCCTGAATTTAAAAAGATTAAGGGCGATTATACCCTTAACCTTTTTGGTTATTCGTAGAACAAGTCCATAAGCCTGGACTAAAGTGAGGCTTTCAGGAACTCAAACGTCCGCTCCCATGCCAACTTGGCGGCAGCGGGATCATATTCGGGGCGGTCCGATTCCATGAACCAATGGGCAGTTTTCGGGTAGATATGAAGCGTCACGTCAATACCGGCATTCTTCATTGCCTGTTCCATCCCGCGGACGTTGTCCAGCGATTCCCATTCATCCGTTTCTGCGTAATGCCCCAAAACCTTTGCTTTCACTGTACTGAATTCCACGTCTCCGGTGCCGTAAAATAAAACAATGGCAGAGATATTGGGGTCGCTTTCTGCCATCACCAAAGACCACCAGGTGCCCATTGAGAAACCGATTACGCCAATCTTGTTTTTTGTAAGCGAGACAAGATGCTCCTTCGCGGCTCTGACGATGTCACCTATCAATTCGGGATTCGTTCCCTCTGTTGAACCTTGTAACTCCTTGGCTTCATCAATTGTCTTTGCAACGCGACCGTCGTAGTAATCAGGCGCGAGCGCCGTATACCCATGTTCCGCAAGTTGATCACAAATCTCTTTGAAAAAGGGTTTTAATCCCCACCACGAAGGCAACACCAATACGCCCTGCCCACCATTGGAGGGGGAGGCGAGATACGCATTAACCGACCTGTCGTTAACTCTTAATTGAATGGTGGACATGGCAATCTCCTTTTCGTCATTATAAGTACATTTGTTCTAATTTGCAAGCAAAAGAAAAGACGGCTTTCGCCGCCTTGGAGATCTAAAACCACCGCCTCACCCTGGACTTGTAGCCGGCATATTCCCCCTTGAATTTTTTCTCCAGGTAGGCTTCTTCCTTCTCTATGACGAGCCGACTCATGGTCGCGGCAAAAAACGGCGCGGCGACCAAACCCCACAGGGTCCCATATGCAAGCGGAAATCCGATGACCATCAGCACAAAACCAAGATAGATCGGATTGCGCGTGAAGCGGTAAATGCCGTCGGTCACCAGCGCCTTGACCGAACCATGCGGGTCGAGGGTTGTATGCGCTTTGCGGAATTCGATAAACGCGCCCACCCCAAAAAGAAAGCCGATAAAGGTGAGTCCCAATCCGCCGTTCTTCATGGTCTGCGACATGCTTGCCAAAGCGGGGATGAACTGTCCCAGCAGCAAGGCGACGATAATGTAGAAGATCGCCACGATGGGTGGATGAATGTATTTATTTATGGCGGGACGATCTTTTTGTTTTTCGCTCATTCACTTTCCTCGGTTTCGAGCCGGGCTTTCAGCGGAGGCATGTGCCAGAACCATTCCATCCAATCCGCGTAGGGGACATCCTTTTGTTTGGTATATGCCCAAATGTCGGCTTTGAGGCGGTGACGGTCCCACCACTCGCTTCTTCGAATGAATTGCAGTTTTCCAGACCACAGGATCGTACCGCCGGGGTTGAAAATGGTAAGCTGCCAGCCATCGCGGAGAGGGAAGAACTTATCTGAGCCGTCCGGCTGGAAGAAAAACTCGATCCGCCCCTCCCAACCCTGTTCCCAATATGCCATCAATTCGCCGTTGTAACTTTTCACTTGAAACCTTGTTCTTGCAGCTTTATTATGCCCAATTCTCCAATGTCGCTTTGACCTTCGCCAAAAACCAATCTGCAGATGCGCCGTCGAGAATGCGGTGATCGAAGACGAAAGACAGATAGACCATCGGGCGAATCGCGATTGCTTCGTCTATAACAATAACACGTTTCTGCATCGCGCCGACTCCGAGGATCCCCGCCTGAGGCTGGTTGATGACAGGGAAGGCGAAGAGCGATCCGCTCACGCCGTGATTGGTCAACGTGAACTTGCCGCCTTTGACCTCATCCGGTTGGAGTTTCTTGTTTCGTGAGCGTGTAGCCAGATCATTTACTGACCGAGCCATCGCCAGCAAAGATAAATTGTCGGCATTCTTGATGACAGGCACGATCAAGCCTTCCTCGCCAAGGGATACCGCCATACCCAAATTGATATTTTTATGAAGAAGCAAACCTTCATCCGTCCATGATGAGTTGGTTTGCGGGTACGCTTTCAGTCCCGCCACGATCGCCATCATGAAATACGCCGTGAAGGTGAGATTAACTCCATCACGTTCAAAAGCCGCCTTGTTTGCGGCGCGATGCTTGGCAATCCTGCTCATATCCGCTTCCATCACGGTCAACACATGCGGAGAGGTGTGCTTGGACTCGACCATGTGCGCCGCGATCTGCCTGCGGATGGTGGAGTGTTTGATGAGAGTCCCAGGTTGCATGTTGGCAGGTTGGAGGTTCGCCGCTTGTGGAACTCGACCTTCAACCTTCGACTTGTGACCTTCAACATAAGCCAGCACATCATTCTTCGTGATCCGCCCGTTCAGCCCCGTGCCGCTGAGCTGGGACAAGTCCACGCCATGCTCGGCGGCGATCTTTGCAACGACGGGGGAGATGAAACCGAGATCTCGGTTGGTGGCTGTTGGTTGGTAGTTGATGGCTTGAGATTGTGCTTGAACAACAGGTGTTGCAGTAGCCTTTTGCGCTGATGCATTGCTACCAACCGCCAACTGTCCACTGTCAACCGATTCCCCGGGCTGACCGATGATCGCAAGCAATTCCCCCACCTTCGCGGCAATCCCTTCTTGTGTGATGATTTTCAAAATTGTTCCTGTTGCAGGGGCGGGAATTTCCGTATCCACCTTGTCAGTATTCACTTCGAGCAGCGGCTCCAACTCCTTGATCGAGTCACCTTCCTGCTTGAGCCATTTTGTGACGGTCACTTCATCCACGCCTTCGCCGAGTCTTGGGACAAATACTTTGGTTGCCATAATATCTCCAGTTATCAGTGATCAGTTGACAGTGATCAGTAAACAGTGATCAGTAAACATTAAGTCGGTCTTCATCGGATAAGACGATGTATTCTGCCACTTCTTCCCGGAGTGCACGAGGTGGTTCGCCGCAGAACATATCGGCTTTATCAATCATGCCGCCTAACATACGTCCGATTTCGAGACATTTGTCCAGAAGTTGAACGCTGGTTTTTTTGTCAATGTGCTCACAATCTAGTGCAGTTTCGATCCAGTGTTGAGTTTCCATTTGCTCGCCATCCGAATCAGTGAGTTTGCTGATAAAGTGTTTTTCATATCTGCGCTTTGCCCAGGCTTCAGCGAGGTTCGCGCCAATCGAGCGGGAAGAACGTCGGATTTGATCTGTCAGGGAAAATGTCTCGTCCCTCGGAAATTTCTTCGAAAGATTAAAGATTTCCTGCTGTAGTTGGCGGCTCTTCTTATAAACGATCAAATCCCTAAAACTCTGCGCGTGTTGCAATCCGCTCATGTTTGCTCTCCTTTACTGATCACTGATCACTGATGACTGTCCACTGATCACTCATGACTGTCCACT
This portion of the Anaerolineales bacterium genome encodes:
- a CDS encoding dienelactone hydrolase family protein — protein: MSTIQLRVNDRSVNAYLASPSNGGQGVLVLPSWWGLKPFFKEICDQLAEHGYTALAPDYYDGRVAKTIDEAKELQGSTEGTNPELIGDIVRAAKEHLVSLTKNKIGVIGFSMGTWWSLVMAESDPNISAIVLFYGTGDVEFSTVKAKVLGHYAETDEWESLDNVRGMEQAMKNAGIDVTLHIYPKTAHWFMESDRPEYDPAAAKLAWERTFEFLKASL
- a CDS encoding four helix bundle protein, which translates into the protein MSGLQHAQSFRDLIVYKKSRQLQQEIFNLSKKFPRDETFSLTDQIRRSSRSIGANLAEAWAKRRYEKHFISKLTDSDGEQMETQHWIETALDCEHIDKKTSVQLLDKCLEIGRMLGGMIDKADMFCGEPPRALREEVAEYIVLSDEDRLNVY
- a CDS encoding 2-oxo acid dehydrogenase subunit E2; translated protein: MATKVFVPRLGEGVDEVTVTKWLKQEGDSIKELEPLLEVNTDKVDTEIPAPATGTILKIITQEGIAAKVGELLAIIGQPGESVDSGQLAVGSNASAQKATATPVVQAQSQAINYQPTATNRDLGFISPVVAKIAAEHGVDLSQLSGTGLNGRITKNDVLAYVEGHKSKVEGRVPQAANLQPANMQPGTLIKHSTIRRQIAAHMVESKHTSPHVLTVMEADMSRIAKHRAANKAAFERDGVNLTFTAYFMMAIVAGLKAYPQTNSSWTDEGLLLHKNINLGMAVSLGEEGLIVPVIKNADNLSLLAMARSVNDLATRSRNKKLQPDEVKGGKFTLTNHGVSGSLFAFPVINQPQAGILGVGAMQKRVIVIDEAIAIRPMVYLSFVFDHRILDGASADWFLAKVKATLENWA
- a CDS encoding isoprenylcysteine carboxylmethyltransferase family protein, producing MSEKQKDRPAINKYIHPPIVAIFYIIVALLLGQFIPALASMSQTMKNGGLGLTFIGFLFGVGAFIEFRKAHTTLDPHGSVKALVTDGIYRFTRNPIYLGFVLMVIGFPLAYGTLWGLVAAPFFAATMSRLVIEKEEAYLEKKFKGEYAGYKSRVRRWF
- the lpdA gene encoding dihydrolipoyl dehydrogenase; amino-acid sequence: MAENFDVVVIGAGPGGYVAAIRAAQLKQKVAIVDKQWLGGVCLNIGCIPSKSLLKNAEVAHTLRHRAKDFGFSFDNLKLDYGVAFKRSRSNSDRLVKGVGFLMKKNNIAVFMGAATFRSKDTVSVAGNDGKTTELKAKNIIVATGASAAQLPGVTMDGKKIVTYVEAIMQESLPKSAVIVGGGSIGTEFATIWNSYGVDVTIIELLPRILPREDEEVSKELTKELTKAGIKIKTNVKFESIAIAGKGVKVKLPDETLEVDQVLVATSFTPNSKGLGLEAAGVKVDPRGFIEIDEKMQTNVPGIWAIGDVTGKLMLAHVGSAMGIICAENIAGVETITLDYDMMPRATYCHPQVASFGYTETQAREKGHSVKIGRFPFQPNGKALGMGDYAGFVKLVVDEKYGEILGAHMIGPEVTELLPELTLARMMELTPHEIARNVHAHPTLSEVLMEAAHGAEGTPIHI